From the Aquirufa lenticrescens genome, the window AACAAATATACGGATTATCCGCCACTCACGGGTGGAATTAAGGCAATTTCCATCGTTTCAGAGAGGATAAAATCAGGTTCTTGGAAGCGATGTTCCGCCGCGAGTCGCAGCGAAGGTAGATTTTCCAAAGCCGGATGCTTCGAACGCAAGGTCTGCAACATCTCCTGCACGGTTACTGAGCCCTCTTTTTCGATCGAAATGGTGGACGATTTTAATAAATCTCGGCAAATACCGAACAGCAAGATGTGGTAGGTTGACATCGTTTTTTGTACCTTTGGTAACTATTGAACAAATATATTGGATAATCCTCAGCTTTTAGATAATCACGGCCGCGAATTGACGTATTTACGTCTCGCGGTGACGGATCGTTGTAATCTGCGCTGCACCTATTGCATGCCGGCGGAGGGGATTAACTATATGCCTGAGCGCGAGTTGTTGAGCTGGGAGGAGATGTTTCGCTTAACCCGGATTTTGCACGAAATGGGGATTAAAAAGGTGCGCATCACGGGAGGAGAGCCCTTTGTTCGGAATGGTTTGCTGGATTTCTTAACGAATTTAGCGGGCTTGAAAGACCTCGAAATTTGTTTGACGACGAATGGCGTTTTCGTTGGGGATTACATAGATGCGCTAAAAAAGCTAGGTGTGCGCCACATTAATTTAAGTTTGGACTCCCTCAATCGGGATCGCTTTCAGCAGATCACGCGTCGGGATGATTTTGCCAAAGTCTATGAAAACCTCCTTCGCTTAATAGACGCCGGTTTTCAAGTCAAAATGAATGCGGTGGTGATGCAGGGCAAAAATGAAGACGATATTATTGCTTTGACGGAGTTCGCTCGTGAACATCCGGTATCGGTGAGATTCATCGAAGAAATGCCGTTTAATGGTTCCGGACTGGTAGAAGAAAAGCTATTTTGGGATCACGCCCGTATTTTAGAACGT encodes:
- a CDS encoding MoaD/ThiS family protein gives rise to the protein MSTYHILLFGICRDLLKSSTISIEKEGSVTVQEMLQTLRSKHPALENLPSLRLAAEHRFQEPDFILSETMEIALIPPVSGG
- the moaA gene encoding GTP 3',8-cyclase MoaA — protein: MDNPQLLDNHGRELTYLRLAVTDRCNLRCTYCMPAEGINYMPERELLSWEEMFRLTRILHEMGIKKVRITGGEPFVRNGLLDFLTNLAGLKDLEICLTTNGVFVGDYIDALKKLGVRHINLSLDSLNRDRFQQITRRDDFAKVYENLLRLIDAGFQVKMNAVVMQGKNEDDIIALTEFAREHPVSVRFIEEMPFNGSGLVEEKLFWDHARILERIRSQFPDLKARPFLFGETANTYDIPGFKGNVGVIAAFTRTFCGSCNRIRLTAKGQVKTCLYDDGVFDMKPYLRSEVSDEEVKAQFLKLFKSRPLDGFEAENKRKGVITESMTTIGG